The following are encoded together in the Oreochromis niloticus isolate F11D_XX linkage group LG12, O_niloticus_UMD_NMBU, whole genome shotgun sequence genome:
- the LOC109204426 gene encoding tripartite motif-containing protein 35-like: protein MAEKPTFIKSHLSCHLCSETFKDPELADSFAERQEAWTVCSKHQKEPQLFCVDEDKPLCPVCDFPHQQSHKVFPVDEAVSDLKGKVKSDLESLQDKRNKYKQVEKAYNEVREHMKKQLLSTERQIRAEFNKLHQILKEEEKSRLAALREEEEQKGRTINREMKMIEEQISSLSDSISAVEEELQKHSMPFLSSYKDTQSRARAQGSVSDPQLVSGALIDVAKHLGNLSFRVWEKMKEKVHFSPVILDPNTANRWLYLSDDLTSVRREDTWQKLPNNPERNIKYPTVFGSEGFSSGKHSWEVEVGDHPDWIVGLVKESADRKEERSALPKYRIWCLWYCSGKYTNDVGQTVKVKKSLQRIRVELDYDRWEVSFYDPKDMTHIYTYRDTFTEKLFPFFSIGKAGDAKTSDIKICQTAI from the exons ATGGCTGAGAAACCAACTTTTATCAAAAGCCACCTGAGTTGCCATCTGTGTTCAGAGACCTTCAAAGACCCT GAGCTGGCTGATTCCTTTGCTGAGAGACAGGAAGCGTGGACTGTATGCAGTAAACATCAAAAGGAGCCCCAACTGTTCTGTGTGGATGAAGACAAACCTCTGTGTCCTGTCTGTGACTTTCCTCACCAGCAGAGTCACAAAGTGTTTCCTGTAGATGAAGCAGTCAGTGACCTAAAGGGGAAGGTGAAATCTGACTTAGAGTCTCTGCAGGACAAGaggaacaaatacaaacaagtgGAGAAAGCATACAATGAAGTGAGGGAACACATGAAGAAGCAGCTGTTGTCCACAGAGAGGCAGATCAGAGCAGAGTTCAACAAGCTCCACCAGAtcctgaaagaggaagagaagtCCAGACTGGCAGctctgagggaggaagaggagcagaagggGAGGACTATCAACAGAGAGATGAAGATGATTGAGGAGCAGATCTCCTCTCTGTCAGACAGCATCTCTGCTGTTGAAgaagagctgcagaaacacagcatGCCATTCCTCAGCAGTTATAAAGACACTCAGAGCAGAGCCAGAGCCCAGGGCTCAGTGTCAGATCCACAGCTGGTCTCAGGAGCACTGATAGATGtggccaaacacctgggcaacctgtCCTTCAGAGTGTgggagaagatgaaggagaaggtCCACTTTAGTCCTGtcattctggacccaaacactgcaaACCGCTGGCTCTATCTGTCTGATgatctgaccagtgtgagaCGTGAAGACACTTGGCAGAAGCTTCCTAATAATCCAGAGAGAAATATTAAATATCCCACTGTTTTTGGCTCTGAGGGCTTCAGctcagggaaacacagctgggaggtggaggtgggagACCATCCTGACTGGATTGTGGGTCTAGTTAAAGAGTCAGCCGACAGGAAGGAAGAGCGTTCTGCTTTACCAAAATATCGTATCTGGTGTTTATGGTATTGTAGTGGAAAATACACTAATGATGTTGGTCAGACTGTGAAAGTGAAGAAGAGTCTCCAGAGGATCAGAGTCGAGCTGGACTATGACAGGTGGGAGGTGTCCTTCTATGACCCTAAAGATATGACTCACATCTACACTTACAGAGACACTTTCACTGAGAAACTCTTCCCATTTTTTAGTATTGGAAAGGCAGGGGATGCAAAAACATCTGATATCAAAATATGTCAGACTGCGATTTGA